In the genome of Fulvivirga maritima, one region contains:
- a CDS encoding enoyl-CoA hydratase/isomerase family protein: MYEHLKIATEGGVCTLTLNRPEVYNALNDTITYELQTALKEINKDDAVRVVVFTGAGKAFCSGQDLKEASSNDKKSFMESLHKRYNPIIRLMKGMPKPIICKLNGVAAGAGCSLALACDLIVAAEEAVLTEVFVNIGLVLDSGSSYFLPRLVGSAKAFELSTMGSRISGKEAFELGIVNRVVPAAELDEAVKKYTDYYANAPTKAIGLMKKMLNKSGSSTLDEMLEYEAYCQEIAGETHDYKEGVSAFMEKRKPDFKGN, encoded by the coding sequence ATGTATGAACATTTGAAAATTGCTACTGAAGGTGGTGTCTGCACCTTGACGCTCAATAGGCCGGAAGTATATAATGCACTCAATGATACTATTACTTATGAGCTCCAAACTGCACTAAAGGAAATTAATAAAGATGATGCTGTGAGAGTGGTGGTCTTCACTGGGGCTGGAAAAGCATTTTGCTCTGGTCAGGACCTGAAAGAAGCTTCGTCTAACGATAAGAAATCCTTCATGGAGTCATTGCATAAAAGGTATAACCCTATTATTAGATTAATGAAGGGAATGCCTAAGCCTATTATTTGCAAGCTTAATGGTGTGGCTGCTGGGGCAGGCTGTTCTTTGGCTTTGGCTTGTGATTTAATAGTGGCGGCTGAAGAGGCAGTGTTAACTGAAGTTTTTGTTAACATCGGTCTGGTGCTAGATTCAGGATCTTCATATTTCCTGCCTAGGCTGGTGGGAAGTGCTAAGGCTTTTGAATTAAGTACTATGGGCTCTCGTATCAGTGGGAAAGAAGCCTTTGAGTTGGGAATAGTCAATAGAGTGGTGCCTGCGGCTGAGCTAGATGAAGCAGTGAAAAAGTATACCGATTACTATGCCAATGCTCCCACCAAGGCCATAGGTCTGATGAAGAAGATGCTTAATAAATCGGGAAGCTCAACGCTAGATGAGATGTTAGAGTATGAAGCTTACTGTCAGGAAATAGCAGGCGAAACCCATGATTATAAGGAAGGAGTTAGCGCATTTATGGAAAAGAGAAAGCCTGATTTTAAAGGAAATTAG
- a CDS encoding FAD-dependent oxidoreductase — MKRNRIIIIGGLSAGPSAAAKARRTDENAEIILFEKTEHISYATCGIPYTMSGKIKSRDKLMVVSPELLENRFKVDLHLNEPVIDIDPDAHEVRTHKDSYKYDKLIVATGGRAFLPPIKGIDNYENWAFAKTIEDFDEITKKGVIKEADHITIVGAGLIGLETAENLIHAGKKVTVVELSDHVLVNWDKKFTQMAANELVRNGVDLKLGVSVIEVNAESNELVLSNGERFNTDFMLVSISVKPNTEILVEKGAKHLPNGALIVNEYMETSLADIYAAGDCAAIPNLLIQESGWFPMGTHSNKAGRVAGANAAGAQETFSGGYGTSIMQLFDYTIARTGLGPKELAKRGVPFESSMIIAGTTPGFYPDPKDIFLEIYYAPDTGVLLGAEMIGEKGVDKRVDVLSTAIYAKLTIHDLPRLDLAYAPPFSPAKDPVVVMGYVAENSLKGNFIEVNVTQAENLIDKQELLTILDVRSPLEIQNNGAIEGSVNIPLDELRNRIEELDPSQPMLVYCAKGLRGYLSSLILAHHGFDTIYNLAGGYTAWDRMKGVEELV; from the coding sequence ATGAAACGCAACAGAATTATAATTATCGGAGGGTTGTCAGCCGGCCCTTCAGCTGCAGCTAAAGCTAGAAGAACTGATGAAAATGCTGAAATTATTCTTTTTGAAAAAACAGAACACATCAGTTATGCCACTTGCGGTATCCCGTATACAATGTCAGGGAAAATAAAATCTCGCGATAAGCTGATGGTGGTTTCACCTGAGTTATTAGAAAATAGGTTTAAGGTAGATCTTCACTTGAATGAACCGGTTATAGATATCGATCCTGATGCTCATGAAGTAAGAACGCATAAAGACTCTTATAAATACGATAAGTTGATAGTAGCAACTGGTGGGCGCGCCTTTTTACCTCCTATTAAAGGCATAGATAATTATGAAAATTGGGCCTTTGCAAAAACGATTGAGGATTTTGATGAAATAACCAAAAAAGGAGTGATAAAAGAAGCTGATCACATTACTATAGTGGGTGCTGGGCTTATAGGTTTGGAAACAGCTGAAAACTTAATTCATGCGGGTAAAAAAGTGACTGTGGTAGAGCTTAGTGATCATGTGCTGGTGAATTGGGATAAGAAATTTACTCAAATGGCAGCTAATGAATTGGTGAGAAATGGTGTGGATCTTAAGCTTGGTGTTTCAGTAATTGAAGTAAATGCAGAAAGTAATGAGCTGGTTCTCAGTAATGGCGAAAGGTTTAATACTGATTTTATGCTGGTGAGTATAAGTGTAAAGCCTAATACTGAAATACTGGTTGAAAAAGGTGCTAAGCATCTGCCAAATGGAGCCTTGATAGTTAATGAGTATATGGAGACGTCGCTAGCAGATATTTATGCGGCGGGCGATTGTGCGGCTATTCCTAATTTATTGATTCAGGAATCAGGTTGGTTCCCAATGGGAACGCATTCTAATAAGGCCGGCCGGGTGGCAGGAGCTAATGCGGCAGGTGCACAAGAGACTTTCTCGGGAGGATATGGTACATCTATTATGCAGCTCTTTGATTACACTATTGCAAGAACAGGCCTGGGGCCAAAAGAATTAGCTAAAAGAGGTGTTCCATTTGAGTCTTCTATGATAATAGCCGGAACTACACCTGGTTTTTATCCTGATCCCAAAGACATTTTCCTGGAAATATATTACGCTCCAGATACTGGAGTGCTGCTGGGGGCTGAAATGATAGGAGAGAAAGGAGTAGATAAAAGAGTTGATGTGCTTTCTACGGCTATTTATGCTAAGCTTACCATTCATGATCTTCCCAGATTAGACTTGGCTTACGCACCTCCCTTTTCTCCGGCAAAGGATCCTGTAGTAGTGATGGGTTATGTTGCTGAGAACTCATTAAAAGGCAATTTTATAGAAGTGAACGTAACGCAAGCAGAGAATTTGATCGATAAACAAGAGTTGCTAACCATCTTAGATGTTCGTTCACCTCTTGAAATTCAGAACAATGGCGCTATTGAAGGTTCAGTTAATATACCTTTAGATGAATTGAGAAATAGAATTGAAGAGCTAGACCCATCTCAACCTATGTTAGTTTATTGCGCTAAAGGACTACGAGGATATCTTTCATCTTTGATTTTAGCGCATCATGGCTTTGATACTATCTATAATTTGGCAGGTGGATATACTGCTTGGGATAGGATGAAGGGTGTGGAGGAGTTGGTTTAG
- a CDS encoding sulfotransferase family protein — MNNQKDNPVLPNLLVVGVAKCGTSSLHQYLEQHPEVYMSRAKEPRYITSQVTDLPLGGPKDDKVEAWYIKDFEKYKDLFTDVKDEKIIGESSADTFYFHEKTIPFIKKLYGDPKIIILLRHPVKRSFSAYQHLRRDDREHLSFEEGLKAEPERIEKNFELIYHYKAVSQYYEGVKAFMDNFSSVKVVLNEELSSSPQSVMEDIFDFLGVKKNVEIDASERHNMSGVPKSRWLHEFLFEGKKIIVVLRPFVRMFLNKKRREKLSRKIMQRNLTRLEIDKNTKDELFEYYKPDIKKTETLLNRDLSLWK, encoded by the coding sequence ATGAATAATCAAAAAGATAACCCTGTATTACCCAATCTTCTTGTGGTAGGAGTTGCTAAATGTGGCACCTCGTCTTTACATCAGTATTTAGAGCAACACCCTGAGGTATATATGTCACGGGCTAAGGAGCCAAGATATATTACCAGCCAGGTAACGGATCTTCCGCTCGGAGGGCCCAAAGATGATAAGGTGGAAGCTTGGTACATTAAAGATTTTGAAAAATATAAGGACCTGTTTACGGATGTAAAAGACGAGAAGATTATAGGGGAGTCCAGTGCAGATACTTTTTATTTTCATGAGAAAACAATTCCATTTATTAAAAAGCTATATGGAGATCCTAAGATTATTATTTTACTGAGGCATCCCGTGAAGCGTTCATTCTCTGCCTATCAACATTTGAGAAGAGATGATAGAGAGCATTTATCTTTTGAGGAAGGCCTAAAAGCTGAGCCAGAAAGAATAGAAAAAAACTTTGAATTGATCTATCATTATAAAGCTGTAAGTCAGTATTACGAAGGGGTTAAGGCATTTATGGATAATTTTAGCTCTGTAAAAGTAGTGCTTAACGAGGAGCTGTCTTCTTCTCCACAGAGTGTAATGGAAGATATTTTTGATTTTCTAGGAGTTAAGAAGAATGTGGAAATAGATGCTTCTGAGCGTCATAATATGTCAGGAGTGCCTAAATCCAGATGGTTACATGAATTTTTGTTTGAAGGCAAAAAGATTATAGTGGTACTTAGGCCATTTGTAAGAATGTTTTTGAATAAGAAGAGAAGAGAGAAACTGTCTCGAAAAATCATGCAACGTAATCTTACACGTTTGGAGATAGATAAAAATACCAAAGACGAATTATTTGAGTATTATAAACCAGATATTAAAAAGACAGAGACTTTATTGAATAGAGATCTGAGTCTTTGGAAGTGA
- the asnS gene encoding asparagine--tRNA ligase — MEDLKRIKIKELLDAPVIGKKVNVKGWVRTFRSNRFIAINDGSTINNMQAVVDFEAMDEQLLKRVTTGACVSVVGELKESLGKGQTVEIIVESLEVLGDADPEKYPLQPKKHSLEFLREIAHLRVRTNTFSAIYRVRHAMIFAVHNFFNQKGFYNVHTPIITGSDAEGAGEMFRVTTLDLANPPKNEDGTINNKEDFFGKETNLTVSGQLEGETAAMGMSEIYTFGPTFRAENSNTSRHLAEFWMIEPEMAFYDINDNMDLAEEFVKYLVKYALENCKDDLEFLNQRALDEDKGKPQNERSSMSLLERLQFVADNEFERVTYTEAIDILKNSKPNKKKKFQYLIEEWGADLQSEHERFLVEKHFEKPVILYNYPKDIKAFYMRQNNDDKTVAAMDVLFPGIGEIIGGSQREERYDVLKARVDELGIPEKDLWWYLDLRKFGSAPHSGFGLGFERLILFVTGMGNIRDVIPFPRTPDNAEF, encoded by the coding sequence GTGGAAGATCTAAAAAGAATCAAAATTAAGGAGCTCCTTGATGCTCCCGTTATCGGAAAAAAAGTCAATGTGAAAGGTTGGGTAAGAACCTTCCGTAGTAATCGATTCATAGCCATAAATGACGGATCCACAATTAATAACATGCAAGCTGTGGTGGATTTCGAAGCTATGGATGAGCAGTTGCTTAAGCGTGTAACCACAGGTGCTTGTGTATCCGTAGTAGGTGAATTGAAAGAGTCATTAGGTAAAGGCCAAACCGTAGAGATTATAGTAGAGTCTCTGGAAGTTTTAGGTGATGCTGATCCTGAAAAATATCCTTTACAACCTAAAAAACACTCTCTGGAATTTTTACGAGAAATAGCTCACTTAAGAGTTAGAACGAACACTTTCAGTGCTATTTACAGGGTTCGCCATGCCATGATATTTGCTGTGCACAACTTCTTTAACCAAAAAGGTTTTTATAACGTGCATACGCCTATCATCACAGGATCTGATGCTGAGGGTGCCGGCGAAATGTTTCGTGTAACTACTTTAGACTTAGCCAACCCTCCTAAAAATGAGGATGGCACCATAAACAATAAAGAAGATTTCTTCGGAAAAGAAACTAACCTCACTGTTTCTGGTCAATTAGAAGGAGAAACTGCCGCCATGGGTATGTCTGAGATTTACACTTTCGGCCCTACTTTCAGAGCTGAGAACTCAAACACCTCTCGTCACCTGGCTGAGTTCTGGATGATAGAACCAGAAATGGCTTTTTATGACATTAATGACAACATGGATTTAGCAGAGGAATTTGTTAAATACCTAGTGAAATATGCATTAGAAAACTGCAAAGATGACCTTGAGTTTTTAAACCAAAGAGCTCTGGACGAAGACAAAGGCAAGCCTCAGAATGAAAGAAGCAGCATGAGTCTTTTAGAAAGATTGCAGTTTGTGGCTGACAATGAGTTTGAACGCGTTACTTATACCGAGGCTATTGACATTCTTAAAAACTCGAAGCCTAATAAAAAGAAGAAGTTCCAATACTTAATAGAGGAATGGGGTGCTGATTTACAGTCAGAACATGAGCGTTTTCTGGTAGAGAAGCATTTTGAAAAACCCGTAATTCTGTATAACTACCCTAAAGACATCAAAGCATTTTACATGCGACAAAATAATGATGACAAAACGGTAGCCGCTATGGACGTACTCTTCCCAGGCATAGGCGAGATCATAGGAGGTTCTCAGAGAGAGGAACGCTATGATGTGTTAAAAGCCAGAGTAGACGAATTAGGAATACCTGAAAAAGACCTTTGGTGGTATTTGGACCTGAGAAAATTCGGATCTGCACCACACAGTGGCTTCGGACTTGGTTTTGAAAGGTTAATCCTCTTTGTTACAGGAATGGGAAATATAAGAGACGTGATTCCATTCCCAAGAACACCGGACAATGCAGAATTTTAA
- a CDS encoding porin family protein, which yields MKKISLYFLTALISVSAFATGTEPSKKNKENPSERLQPMKIRNRAARPDIPGSLILNIGWNVLQDNSEELDINTFGSRTFEMYYLYDMPIGNTGFEIRPGIGIGVDKFKFDNDVSLEQTVNSSGDTEVSTVTLDDDWDVAKSQLASSYLDIPLEIRFFANPDDKRRSFNISVGGKVGVRFTSHTKIKYSDGDENAKLKIKKDFGLNRFRYGLTGRMGIGGFNLFYYQSLSPLFDDGPEGTDDATKITVGLTFTAF from the coding sequence ATGAAGAAAATTTCACTCTATTTCCTCACAGCACTTATTTCTGTTTCAGCCTTTGCTACTGGCACAGAACCATCTAAAAAAAACAAGGAGAACCCCTCCGAAAGGCTTCAGCCTATGAAAATCAGAAATCGTGCTGCCAGGCCTGATATCCCTGGTTCATTAATCCTAAACATAGGATGGAATGTGTTGCAGGATAATTCTGAAGAGCTAGATATCAACACATTCGGCTCACGTACTTTTGAGATGTATTATTTATATGACATGCCTATAGGAAACACCGGCTTTGAAATAAGACCAGGTATTGGTATTGGCGTTGATAAATTTAAATTTGATAATGACGTTTCTTTAGAACAAACTGTAAACAGCTCAGGCGATACTGAAGTAAGCACTGTTACTTTAGACGATGACTGGGATGTAGCTAAATCACAGTTAGCTTCCAGCTATTTAGATATTCCTTTAGAAATCAGATTTTTTGCTAACCCTGATGACAAAAGAAGAAGCTTCAACATAAGCGTTGGCGGTAAAGTAGGAGTAAGATTTACTTCTCATACCAAAATCAAATATTCTGATGGCGATGAAAATGCCAAATTGAAAATCAAAAAAGACTTTGGACTTAACCGTTTCCGTTATGGCCTTACCGGCAGAATGGGTATTGGAGGCTTCAACTTATTCTACTACCAGAGTTTATCTCCATTATTTGATGATGGCCCAGAAGGAACAGATGACGCTACTAAGATTACAGTGGGATTAACATTCACTGCCTTCTAA
- a CDS encoding beta-N-acetylhexosaminidase family protein encodes MKIILTCLTLLSVGLNTIFAQNASNKTTLPLIVPTPTSVELGHKTISLGKEVVLIEGSGTTTEATQLVRNILKTAGVETITTASRLPRSFELPHLVLGISNDKLIEAALKQSNAKQDKNPEGYSLSSITIDNGALITIAGNDDAGLFYGAQTLSQIIKDQAIPAITIQDHPAMPIRGTIEGFYGKPWTMEGRAKHLEFLGTVKANTYVYSPKDDPYARDKWREAYPKDILDQLASLVSTAQRNQINFVYAISPGPTICFSDPNDLQLLEDKFKVLRTIGIHNFYVALDDIEYKQWNCDKDEKTYGPSGTKAAGLAQAELLNKLQANLDKLDPEAQPLITVPTEYYDAKESDYKKALTENLDPRIIIQWTGTDVVPPAISVGDAKQATKAFGRKTLLWDNYPVNDYAQTTGRLLLAPYNKREAGLSEQLSGILSNPMNQEAASRVAVIGIAAFGWNDTSYDPELTWYYAARYLANKDPQATEALLTFFDTQHIAPTFGSQPWQKQAPDLKKKLNKVRYEIAFGSATSRNQAIEKLKEQASKFATAPNIIQSQVVDADFITESAPWLEAMQLWGRALQLTAAGLGAANQGSISAKQYFNQAQKLANEASEVQSIPGATRFDGPIKIADGVLDNFINDAPKLIAIDSGK; translated from the coding sequence ATGAAAATTATACTCACGTGTTTAACACTCTTAAGTGTTGGACTCAACACTATTTTTGCCCAGAACGCAAGCAATAAAACCACACTACCATTAATAGTACCCACGCCTACATCTGTTGAATTAGGCCATAAAACCATATCACTTGGCAAAGAAGTGGTACTTATTGAAGGCTCAGGCACAACCACAGAAGCCACTCAGCTGGTTCGTAATATTCTTAAAACTGCCGGAGTAGAAACAATAACTACAGCTAGCCGATTACCTCGCAGCTTTGAACTCCCACATTTAGTATTAGGAATAAGTAATGACAAACTGATTGAGGCCGCATTAAAACAAAGTAATGCTAAACAAGACAAAAATCCGGAAGGATACTCATTGAGCAGTATTACTATTGATAATGGCGCCTTAATTACTATAGCTGGTAATGATGACGCCGGTCTCTTTTATGGAGCTCAGACTTTAAGTCAAATTATTAAAGATCAGGCCATACCTGCTATTACTATACAAGACCACCCTGCCATGCCTATAAGAGGAACCATTGAAGGTTTTTATGGCAAACCCTGGACTATGGAAGGCCGAGCTAAACACCTGGAATTTCTTGGAACCGTAAAAGCCAACACCTATGTTTACAGCCCAAAAGACGATCCTTATGCTCGTGACAAGTGGCGTGAGGCGTATCCAAAAGATATTTTAGACCAACTTGCGTCTTTAGTAAGCACTGCCCAGAGAAACCAAATTAACTTTGTTTACGCCATATCTCCGGGGCCAACTATCTGTTTTTCTGATCCTAATGATCTTCAGCTTTTAGAAGATAAATTCAAAGTACTGCGCACCATAGGCATCCATAATTTTTATGTGGCTCTTGATGATATTGAATATAAACAATGGAACTGCGATAAAGACGAAAAAACTTATGGTCCTTCAGGCACTAAAGCAGCCGGACTTGCACAAGCAGAGTTACTCAACAAATTGCAAGCTAACCTTGATAAACTTGATCCTGAAGCACAGCCACTTATTACCGTACCTACAGAATACTACGACGCTAAAGAAAGTGATTATAAAAAGGCTTTAACTGAAAACCTGGATCCTAGAATTATTATTCAATGGACAGGAACTGACGTAGTTCCCCCTGCCATTTCAGTGGGTGATGCCAAGCAAGCCACAAAAGCTTTTGGAAGAAAAACTTTATTGTGGGATAACTATCCTGTAAATGATTATGCTCAAACCACAGGCCGATTACTATTGGCGCCTTATAACAAACGTGAAGCGGGTTTATCTGAGCAACTTTCAGGTATACTTTCTAACCCTATGAACCAAGAAGCAGCAAGCCGGGTAGCAGTAATAGGAATAGCTGCTTTCGGTTGGAATGATACATCTTATGATCCTGAACTTACCTGGTATTATGCAGCTAGGTATTTAGCCAATAAAGATCCTCAAGCTACTGAAGCCCTATTAACCTTTTTTGACACACAGCACATTGCCCCTACTTTTGGCAGTCAGCCTTGGCAAAAGCAAGCTCCGGATCTAAAAAAGAAACTTAATAAAGTACGTTACGAAATTGCTTTTGGATCAGCAACTTCAAGAAACCAAGCCATTGAAAAGTTAAAAGAACAAGCTTCCAAATTTGCGACTGCTCCGAATATTATTCAATCTCAGGTAGTAGATGCTGACTTTATTACTGAATCAGCTCCCTGGCTGGAAGCTATGCAACTATGGGGGAGGGCTCTCCAACTTACAGCCGCCGGTCTGGGTGCCGCCAATCAAGGAAGCATTTCCGCTAAACAATATTTTAATCAGGCTCAAAAATTAGCCAATGAGGCCTCTGAAGTTCAGAGTATCCCAGGCGCTACTCGTTTTGATGGTCCTATCAAAATCGCAGATGGTGTGTTAGACAATTTTATAAATGATGCACCAAAGCTTATAGCTATTGACAGCGGAAAATAA
- a CDS encoding PA-phosphatase → MATLLVLTLYFFAPSVILPVDDNSLLAVITIIFVLTYLLPIVSVLMLKVTNSISSIRLEDRKERLLPFSFITMWYGLASYFFISKPVFGMNFMVMFGSMTVTILLVTITTFFYKISAHSAGTAGLLAFLLVFHYKYLDSMLFIPLMIALVLHGLVCSSRLYLNSHSPAEVHLGSLLGFSVNFAAALLIL, encoded by the coding sequence ATGGCTACACTTTTAGTGCTCACTTTGTACTTTTTTGCGCCATCAGTGATTTTGCCAGTAGATGACAATTCTTTATTGGCAGTAATTACTATTATTTTCGTTTTAACATATCTGCTCCCTATTGTTAGTGTATTGATGCTTAAGGTTACTAACTCTATCAGTAGTATCCGCTTAGAAGATAGAAAAGAAAGACTATTACCTTTTTCCTTTATTACCATGTGGTATGGTTTAGCGAGTTATTTCTTTATTAGTAAGCCGGTTTTCGGAATGAATTTCATGGTCATGTTCGGATCCATGACTGTTACCATTTTGCTGGTTACTATCACAACCTTCTTCTATAAAATAAGCGCACATAGCGCTGGCACAGCTGGGCTTTTGGCTTTTTTGCTGGTCTTTCATTATAAATATCTTGATAGCATGCTTTTTATTCCTCTAATGATTGCCTTAGTGCTACACGGATTGGTTTGCTCATCGAGATTGTATCTTAATTCTCACTCTCCTGCCGAAGTTCATCTCGGAAGTTTACTAGGTTTTTCTGTCAATTTTGCGGCAGCATTGTTAATATTATAA
- the rpoN gene encoding RNA polymerase factor sigma-54 translates to MQKLGLTQSLQQKLSPQQIQFIKLLQIPTAELESRVEEELEENPALEEGKEEESEDITDDYEDTDTQQDEDLDVEDYLRDDDFSGYKMQGDGDNEDKEMPIAMHSTLNERLMDQLGFLRLDDRQYVIGKQLIGSIESDGYIRRDVDSIINDLAFSQNIDTDVDEVEEILRKIQDFDPPGIAARDLQECLLLQLERRPDDQNVDVYVAKKILGECFDEFTKKHYSKIMKKLDIEDEDYVKDAIELIRKLNPKPGGSSTGLVRTQYLIPDFILSNDNGELELSLNSRNAPELRVSRSYSEMLQAYDKSDKSDKKLKETVSFVKQKLDAAKWFIDAIKQRQHTLLNTMRAIVDFQYEYFLEGDESKLRPMILKDIANIINMDISTVSRVANSKAVQTDFGIFPLKYFFSEGIATDSGEDVSSREVKNELKMIIDEEDKKKPLSDDKLEKLLKAKGYNIARRTVAKYREQMNIPVARLRKEL, encoded by the coding sequence ATGCAGAAGCTTGGTTTAACCCAAAGTTTACAACAAAAATTATCTCCGCAGCAAATTCAATTCATTAAGCTGCTACAGATCCCTACTGCCGAGCTGGAAAGCAGGGTTGAAGAGGAACTGGAGGAGAATCCGGCTTTGGAAGAAGGAAAAGAAGAAGAGTCAGAGGATATCACAGATGATTATGAAGATACAGATACTCAGCAAGATGAAGATCTGGATGTAGAAGATTATCTGCGAGACGATGATTTTAGTGGCTATAAAATGCAAGGCGACGGCGATAATGAAGATAAAGAAATGCCGATAGCTATGCATTCTACTCTTAATGAGCGCCTGATGGATCAGCTGGGGTTTCTCAGGTTAGATGATCGGCAATATGTGATAGGCAAGCAACTCATAGGGAGTATTGAAAGTGATGGTTATATCCGTAGAGATGTAGATTCTATTATTAATGACCTGGCTTTTTCTCAAAATATAGATACCGATGTAGATGAGGTAGAGGAGATTTTGCGTAAGATTCAGGACTTTGATCCTCCAGGAATAGCAGCCAGAGATTTACAGGAATGTCTCCTTTTGCAGTTAGAAAGAAGACCTGATGATCAGAATGTAGATGTTTACGTAGCTAAAAAGATATTGGGTGAGTGCTTTGATGAATTTACAAAAAAGCACTATAGCAAAATAATGAAGAAGCTAGACATAGAAGATGAAGACTATGTTAAAGATGCTATTGAACTCATAAGAAAGCTAAACCCCAAGCCCGGCGGAAGCTCTACAGGACTGGTAAGAACACAATACCTCATTCCTGATTTTATACTTTCTAATGATAATGGTGAGCTGGAGTTATCTTTAAACTCTAGAAATGCGCCAGAACTTAGAGTGAGCAGATCTTATTCTGAAATGCTACAAGCATATGATAAGAGTGATAAGTCTGATAAAAAGCTCAAAGAAACGGTAAGCTTTGTGAAGCAGAAGCTCGATGCCGCCAAGTGGTTTATTGATGCCATAAAACAAAGGCAACATACCTTGCTTAACACTATGCGAGCGATAGTAGACTTTCAGTATGAATATTTCCTGGAAGGAGATGAAAGTAAGCTTCGTCCTATGATTTTAAAGGACATCGCTAATATTATCAATATGGATATTTCCACCGTTTCTAGGGTGGCAAATAGTAAGGCTGTGCAGACTGATTTTGGTATTTTCCCGCTTAAGTATTTCTTCTCTGAAGGTATAGCTACAGACTCTGGTGAAGATGTAAGTAGCAGAGAGGTGAAGAATGAGCTGAAAATGATTATTGATGAGGAAGATAAAAAGAAGCCTCTTAGTGATGATAAATTGGAGAAATTGTTAAAAGCTAAAGGCTATAATATAGCCAGACGTACAGTGGCGAAATATAGAGAACAAATGAATATACCTGTGGCCAGGTTAAGGAAAGAGTTATAG